GCACGTGGAGGGCGGCGTGGACGCCCAGCAGCCGCCCGTACAGGGCGGAGGAGAGGGGCATCATCGCCACGGCGACCACCGTGGAGATCAGCGTCATGGATATGGCGAGGGTGACGTCGCCGCCCAGCAGCAGGCTGTAGAGGtacccgccccctccccccggggcGGAGCAGGTGATGACCAGCCCCAAGGCCAGCGGTTGGGGCAAGGACACCAGCCAGGACAGGAAGTAGGCATACAGAGGCATTACCAGGAACTGGCCAGCCACGCCCAGGAGCACGGGTGCCGGCCGACGGGCAAGCGATCTCAGAACCTCCACGTCCACCTTGCAGCCGAAGGCACACTTGTTGATGAAGATGAGTGGCAGCAAGGCAAACAGGACAGGGTTTTCGGAAAAGTGTGACAGCCCGCCGGACTGGACCAGCTGGGCAGCCGGGTCGTTGACGCCGGGGGAAACCCTGATGGAGAAGTCGGATCTCTCCTCCACCAGAATTGGCCGTGAGTCTTGGTCCATGTCCAGTAGCTGAACCAGAAGCCTTGCTCTTCCAGGCATGCCAGACCTGATGCCAATAACGTAGCTCCTCGTGGACGGGCCCTCGCGCCCACTGTCGCTCACGTTAAGAATAGACAGGACCTCCGGGTCCAGAGATCGCACGCTCACGGTCTGCCTCCAACTCTCACTGTGGCCCGAATCCCTGCCCACAATACTCCGGTAGCGGCTCGAGATTACTATCACTCCCTTGGTGTTTTCGGGAAATTCAAATTCCTGCGAGGATCCGTCGCCGATGCGTATGTACCGCCTGTCGCCCCCGGCCGTCACGTTGCTGTTATATGACAGCGAACTGTC
This region of Anguilla anguilla isolate fAngAng1 chromosome 5, fAngAng1.pri, whole genome shotgun sequence genomic DNA includes:
- the LOC118226779 gene encoding P3 protein-like, which translates into the protein MALLYSFRLLSVRTTRTLIIFGCLFLVTRGVDRNMPTADSSLSYNSNVTAGGDRRYIRIGDGSSQEFEFPENTKGVIVISSRYRSIVGRDSGHSESWRQTVSVRSLDPEVLSILNVSDSGREGPSTRSYVIGIRSGMPGRARLLVQLLDMDQDSRPILVEERSDFSIRVSPGVNDPAAQLVQSGGLSHFSENPVLFALLPLIFINKCAFGCKVDVEVLRSLARRPAPVLLGVAGQFLVMPLYAYFLSWLVSLPQPLALGLVITCSAPGGGGGYLYSLLLGGDVTLAISMTLISTVVAVAMMPLSSALYGRLLGVHAALHVPFVKILGTLLFIAIPISLGVAVKLRLPRLSRALLALIRPFSFVLIVGGVFVAYQMGASILAHVRPQIVVAGVSVPVFGLLLGYAMARGAGLAPPHRRTVAIEVGVQNSLLALAVMQLSFRRSEADYASQASFIVALSSTSEMLLLVLAHIARRRLGSASLTDT